The genomic DNA CCCTCCGCCTTTTTTTCGTTCTTGATGGTACATGGGGGAGGAAGTTTACTAGGATATCTTGCCGTACGCAGAATGGGCCAAGAAATGGATGAGATCGATCGTTTAACAATTGAACTTGCTCGTAATATATATTCACTCCAATTTATTAAGCAAAAAATCATACTAGATGCAAAAGAACAGACAAAAGATAGTTTTATTAGTAAATTATTATCTAAACAAGTAGAAGATAAAGAGGGAATTTTACAGTTTGCAAATGTTTTTCAATGGGACCTATTTCAAAGCCATCAACTATGTGTTTTGTCTATCATTTTGGATGAAGATGAAGTAAAAGGATCCAATCTTTTTGAACAACAGTCAAAAAGGAACCTTATATGGGATTATATTAAATCACATTTACCAGAAAAAGATTATGCCATCATAACGGCAACCCATGAGGAGAAAAATGTGTTAATAATTCCATGTGAAAATGAAGGGACACAATCGAAAAAATATTGGCAATTACTTTATACGAAGATCAACAAGTGGGTGGGGGAAACCAATATAAGGTGCAAAGTGTTTATGGGGATTGGAGGAATGACTAGTAACATACAAGACTACTTTTTAAGTTATCAGCAAGCCATTCAGGCACTAAATATTGTCAATAGTCGCTTACGTCAAAAAGGTTATATGCTATTTGATGAACTTGGTTCATATGCGATCCTTCATCACTTAAACTACTCCATGGAAGTTGCCCTGTTTGTAAGTAATCAACTTGGACGGCTTCTATCTTATTCAGAAGGGAAAAATACCGATCTTTGCAATACTCTTCATACGTTTCTACAAAATAATGGGAATGTTAAAAATACAGCTGAAGAGCTTTATATACATAGAAGTTCTTTGCTATATCGCCTTGAAAGAATAGAATCTCTATTAGATGTTCAGTTAAGTGATGCAGAAGTGAGATTTAATTTAATGCTAGCTTTAAAACTTCATGATATGTACGGCCAAGAAATAGAGAGAAACCTCTTATTAAGATGAAAGTAGCAATCTTAAAAAATGGCCAATTATCTTTAAATAAGATTTTTGGCCATTTTTCTAATTATTTATTTTCTTTTCCCTTTAAATGTGAATCTAAAAAGTCAATGATAAGATTAACAATTTTTGGCTGAGCCCAAACATCTCCACCGTGACCAGCACCCTTTACAACATAACGAGTTGAATCTACCCCTTTATTTATTAATGCTTCATGGAGAATTTGTGTTTGATTCGGTGAAACTAGCGTGTCTTGATCGCCATGCATTAGCAGGAAAGGAGGGTCATCATTTGTTACATAAGTAATTGGATTTGCTTTTGCAGCCTTGTCAGGATGGTCAAGAATGGAACCGCCCGGTCCAAATACTGCTGCCCCATTAACCCACATAGCTTCAGGTGCTGAAGGAGACTTATGAATTTCTTGCACTTCTTTCGAATAACCTTCCCCTACTTTTGTTAAATCTGAAAGTCCGTACAAATCTATAACGGCATTGACTTTACTGCTTACATCGAGGAAATCACCCTTGTCATACTCTTTTATATTATTTGTTGTACCTGCTAATGCAGCAAGATATCCTCCCGCAGAAGAACCCATGACAGCAATTTGATTAGGATCGATTCCATACTTTGCAGAGTTGGCACGTAAATAGCGAATAGCAGACTTAACATCTTCGAGTGGTGCTGGGAAAGTACTCTGAGGAGTTACCCTATATTCAATACTAGTTACAACATAACCTGCTTCAGAAATATCCATTCTTTGCTGCAAATAGTTGTCTTTGTTAGCTGCCATAAACCCTCCACCAGTAATAAATACAACTGCTGGGAGTAGATCTTTACTATTAGGTTTTAAAATATCCATTTTTAATGGATAGTTTGGATATCCAAAAATAGATGGTTGAGAATAAACAACATCAGAAATCAAGCTAACAGATAATTTTTGAATGGGTACCTCTAGCTGTTTACTGGTGCTGTTTAAGGCACCTGCAATAACTGAAGTAGAAAGAAGAAGTGTTAATAAAACCGTAATGAAAAAGGTCCTTTTCTTAAATTTCATTAGTAATACCCCCTAGTTATTAAATCTATCATTAAAACGCTTTCGATTTTGGTGAATTTAATAACATTCTCCTTTCCTTATGAAGAAATTGTAGATCGTTATAGGATTAGGAACTTTATGCTAAATATAAGTGTATTTATCTTGAAAAATAAGCTCATTAAAGAGGGAAAAAAAAGTAGTTTTTCGTATAAATTGATAGTTGACATTATAGTATTACGGGTTACACCAAAAAAAATCTATAAGTCTTATAAGAAGATAATTTCTTTACTATAATACGACGAAAAATCATAAGTATTTTCCTACATAGTGTAGGTACAAGGAAACATTCATTATTAGTTATAATGAATTTACAGAAATTATTAAAAATTCAAAAAAGGAGTTGCGACAATGACCACTCAAACAATCGGTGTTGTAGGAGCTGGATCCATGGGGACGGGTATTGCAAACCTAGCTGCAATTAATGGATTCAATGTTGTATTAAGAGATATTGAGGAGCAATTTTTAGAAAACGCTTTAAATCGAATGAGTAAGTTTATGGATAAAAGTGTTTCAAGAGGAAAATTAACAGAAGAACAGAAACAAGAAGCATTAAGTCGTATACAAACAACCACTCAATTAGAGGATTTGAGGGATGTTGATATCGTAATTGAAGCGGTTATCGAGGATTTAACATTAAAAAAGGAAGTATTCTCAAGCCTCGATCAGATTGTCCGTGAAGGTGTCATTATCGCGACAAACACATCCTCTATGTCAATCACTGAGATTGCTTCGGCAACCACTCGTCCTGAACGAGTAGCAGGAATGCATTTTTTTAATCCTGCACAAATCATGAAGCTAGTAGAAGTGGTACGTGGATATAAGACTAGTGATGAAACGGTAGAAGAATTGAAAGCGCTATCTATAAAGCTAGCAAAAGAACCAGTTGAAGTTAAAAAAGACTCACCAGGATTTATTGTTAATCGTATTATGCTTCCACAGTTTATCGAAGCGATCAAACTAGTTCAAGAGGGAGTGGCCTCTTATGAAGATATTGATAAAGCAGTGAAACTGGGATTGAATTACCCAATGGGCCCTTTTGAGCTTCAAGATTTTGCTGGAGTAGATATTGGTTACCATGTAATGGAGTATTTTAAAAAAGAGTTTAATAACAACTTTTATGCACCGCCACTTCTTTTAAAGGAAGTTATTCGAGCAGGAAGATATGGGAAGAAAACAGGTGCAGGATTTTACGAATATGAATAATGATTGGAGGAAAAGCGAATGAGTTATGAATTTTTATTATGTGAGATTAACAAAAATGTGGCTGTTGTTACAATTAACCGCCCACCTGTAAATCCCTTGAATACAAAAGTTTTTCAAGAATTAAATACTATATTTGGTGAGCTTGAGGCAAATGATGAGGTGCGGGCAATTATCCTTACTGGAAGTGGAGAAAAAGCATTTGTTGCAGGTGCTGATATCAATGAAATGGCTAACCTTGGACTTGTTGGAATTAATAAGATGAACAAAATTTCAAGAACGGTTTTTTCAAAAGTTGAAAATTTAACAAAGCCTGTTATTGCAGCAATAAATGGTCTAGCTCTTGGTGGGGGATTAGAACTAGCACTTGCTTGCGATTTACGGATTAGTTCAAGTAAAGCTAAGTTTGCATTCCCTGAAGTAGGACTTGGTATTATACCTGGCGGGGGCGGCACACAGCGTTTGCAAAAAATGGTTGGCCAGGGAGTAGCGAAGGAACTTCTTTACTTTGGCGAGATGTTTGATGCCTACCGTGCCTTAGAATTAAATATGGTTAACAAAGTAGTCCCTCTTGAAGATTTACTTGATACAGCACAGGAATGGGCTCTAAAGTTAGCCCAAAAACCACCAGTGGCTCTACAAATGTTAAAATTAGCCGTTAATACTGGAGGGAACACGGATCTAGAATCTGGCTTAATTATTGAAA from Robertmurraya sp. FSL R5-0851 includes the following:
- a CDS encoding alpha/beta hydrolase fold domain-containing protein, which produces MKFKKRTFFITVLLTLLLSTSVIAGALNSTSKQLEVPIQKLSVSLISDVVYSQPSIFGYPNYPLKMDILKPNSKDLLPAVVFITGGGFMAANKDNYLQQRMDISEAGYVVTSIEYRVTPQSTFPAPLEDVKSAIRYLRANSAKYGIDPNQIAVMGSSAGGYLAALAGTTNNIKEYDKGDFLDVSSKVNAVIDLYGLSDLTKVGEGYSKEVQEIHKSPSAPEAMWVNGAAVFGPGGSILDHPDKAAKANPITYVTNDDPPFLLMHGDQDTLVSPNQTQILHEALINKGVDSTRYVVKGAGHGGDVWAQPKIVNLIIDFLDSHLKGKENK
- a CDS encoding 3-hydroxyacyl-CoA dehydrogenase NAD-binding domain-containing protein, translated to MTTQTIGVVGAGSMGTGIANLAAINGFNVVLRDIEEQFLENALNRMSKFMDKSVSRGKLTEEQKQEALSRIQTTTQLEDLRDVDIVIEAVIEDLTLKKEVFSSLDQIVREGVIIATNTSSMSITEIASATTRPERVAGMHFFNPAQIMKLVEVVRGYKTSDETVEELKALSIKLAKEPVEVKKDSPGFIVNRIMLPQFIEAIKLVQEGVASYEDIDKAVKLGLNYPMGPFELQDFAGVDIGYHVMEYFKKEFNNNFYAPPLLLKEVIRAGRYGKKTGAGFYEYE
- a CDS encoding enoyl-CoA hydratase-related protein, whose translation is MSYEFLLCEINKNVAVVTINRPPVNPLNTKVFQELNTIFGELEANDEVRAIILTGSGEKAFVAGADINEMANLGLVGINKMNKISRTVFSKVENLTKPVIAAINGLALGGGLELALACDLRISSSKAKFAFPEVGLGIIPGGGGTQRLQKMVGQGVAKELLYFGEMFDAYRALELNMVNKVVPLEDLLDTAQEWALKLAQKPPVALQMLKLAVNTGGNTDLESGLIIESACFANAFSTEDRKEGLQAFIEKRKPIFAGK